From Plasmodium malariae genome assembly, chromosome: 4:
tgTAGAAGGGCTACAGGTGTAAAATAGTTTGATATGTTTTTATCATCTACAGATTTTGTGCATTTTTTGTAGCAACCCATGTGACAGGCATTGCATTAGCCCGCGTAGCACCCCTTTATCATCCTATATCCTCCTTTTTGTggcttcatttttttttttttttttttttttttcatacccGCTTGGCGCTCTTCTTATTGTCCATTCTGCTCATGTATCACTCCTTTTTTCCAAGTCCCAAAAGATGAGTGCCGGGAAAGACGTAAAATTGTTGTTTGAACGGGAAAGAAAGATAAGCAGCCTGGCCAGAATATACCATAGGAAGCTAGAAACACTGCTcatctatataaatataccaaGTAAAAAGAAAGGCACCATTAGTTTTGatgatttttttaatataaatgaaatatgttcatacataaatactATACATAGTGTCGAGTCAGAGGAAGTGGGGAAGAGATATGGGAGTGATAAGAATAATagaagaacaaaaaagaaggaTGACAGTAGAGGCGAAAGTGCTAACACATATGGTAGTGATTATAATgtgcaaaataataaagatggAATCAACTCAACTGATGAGGAAATACTTAGCGATAAGAATactaataatacaaataatgatgaaaacgatgtaataataataaaaacagacacagatatttttataaagaatCTTCTCATATTTCTAAACAATTTGattgttctttatttttcaagAAGTAACCTAGTTGATGTATGTATTAACAGGAGAAGTTACAACAAGTGCGGCTTTTATGCAtgtgataatatttttctaaataatttaaataaaagcaaatacaaaatagatataaaaaataaaaatatatacttgagagaatattatgatttattttgttcaacaaaatgtatgaattttaatttatatcttttaaaacaGATAATTCATAATAGCAGAAATTCTACAGAAAgtataaacttaaaaaaaaaatgtcaaTTGATACATATTATGTTCTTaaccttttttcctttttttaaatttcatgatataacatatttatttaataatattgataatttaaaaattgtcaataataaaatatatatacaagatTATGGGAAAcagttaaatataaatgaaaaaagaggaaatgAACAACAACCTGTTCACCAAAATTTAggacaaaatgaaaaaaaagggaatacCTCAAACCAACACAATGATCATACTCACTTGAACATGCTAACTAATCCAGATAGCGTATATATCGAAATTGTTGAAAAGCAAAATGACGATATTGCAAATGTAAAGGGGAACAGTACTGTCGTGGTGAATGGGCATATTGAAAGGGGTGCACATCAAGGAAAGGAACAGATCACAAGTGCAGCGGGAGCATCCAACGGAACGGGGAAGCGCATCGAAAGTGAAGCGGCACTGGAAGCGGCAAGTGAAGTGGAAGACCTAGAAGGAGACCTCGCCACTAACATAGGCGTGAATGTACCTAAGATGAACGAAATTATAGTAGAGCCCCCATTGAGTCGGAATAACAGTAACAGCAAAACATGCAACGAAAAGAAAGTAAGGAAAAGCAAAAATGTGAGCTTCAACGAGgatataaaactttttaaataccATAAAGATGAACGAGTAAATGAATACACCATTGGTAGAACATGCTTGGGGAAAGATGCAAAAGAGGAGAACGTAATGATAAAGCTAGggggaaaattaaaaaattgtaaatatctcgaatttgaagaaaattctaatattttaactcaaacatttttcaaatttaacGAAAATATGTGCAATAAATTAATAGAAGAAGTGGATAGAAATTTGTTCAAATCAACAAAAGTAAATGAAACGGATCGGAAATGGAATAATAAAGAGCttccaaaaaaatttagCAAATTATTATTGCCTTCCAAAAATGAGAAAGCGGTAAATAGTAACAAACATGACAGTAACAATTCCACATGTactgttaataaaaaagagaaccaagaaataaatgaaaatatcaATGAAGGactaaataacaaaattgaTGATGTgataataagtaaaaatgacAGTGATAAcatgaatgaaaaaatttgcaATGAGGAGAAAACTGATGGAGATGAAGAGGCGTTTATCAAAATTTCAAAAACTGatgaaagagaaaaaaaaaaaaatgaaaatattacgGATGATGAAATGAATACAATTTGTGAACAAGTCAGAAATGGCACgtatgttaataaaaaatattcatttgataatatattacaacaaACAAAATTAGATGAATCAAAAATTATAGGATTTAATTATGGAAAAGAAgactttataaaaattgcttctcaaaaaatgaacgaaattaatttaaaacacgataaagaaaaaaaggaaaaaaaaattattttattaaatacgttaaatgaaaataaaatatcagTAAGCAATAATTTACACACACGTAGTGAAAATTGCAAAGATACTTATCAGGATGGAAGTGCGAATGAGGAATTAATGATTGAGGAGAAAACGAATGATGAGAAAACGAATGATGAAAAAACGAATGATGAAAAAACGAATGATGAAAAAACGAATGATGAAAAAACGAATGATGAAAAAACGAATGATGCAAAAACGAATGATGAAAAAACGAATGATGAAAAAACGAATGATGCAAAAACGAATGATGAAAAAACGAATGATGAAAAGTTGCAAACAAATGGGAATAAATGTTCCTACtttaatgaaaacaaaagaGACTATGATGAAGTAGTCACAGGCATATGTGAAGCAGGGGTGAACAATACCGAAATGAGGAGCAACAATGACAAGGGGGAGCAGAAAATGAGTATTGATAACGAGGACGAGGAGGAGCAGAAAATGAGTTCTGACATTGACGAGGAGGAGCAGAAAATGAGTATTGATAACGAGGACGAGGAGCAGATACAACTACAGAACTTgttaatggaaaaaaagaaaaaaattagagaGGAATATATTGAAAAGTTTAAGACCAATTTCCCATCGCTTTTTGGAGGCTTATATATAGACCAGAAAAAAAGTGGTAAATGTGCTAACAAGGTGGATGATGGAAAATTGTGTACAGACGAAATACGAGATGATGAATTGCGGGATGACGCAAAATTCGGGGAGGACACAAAGGGACCGCAAAAATGCAATAACAAATACGTATACAGCACAAGTACAGGTAGTGCTTACGAAGATATGTCTTTGTATATAGTTTTATGGGATATATTTACAAGTAACATTTCCAAGTATACTGTTCACTTCTTTCAGAAGAGTGAACTTATTATTCCAAAATCTTTAAATGAAGTTGAAAGAgcaagaaaaaatgaatttttatataatatttctcaGTATATgcccatatatattaattccaTTTCGtccattattttaaatatctgtagaacttttttatttcataaacctttatttcctttcaaaaaaataatatataaatcaaTCATATGTGTTATTGCAAGTGcaattataaaacataagGCAGAATTAATTCCTGCAtgtgaattaaaaaatattaagaaagcagaggattatttaaaatttgaaaataatattgacGAAGAAGAATTAAATGAGTTGTCTGTGCTTTTTTTTCAGAACAATTTCTACTAATATAAATTCTGTTGGAAAGggggaaaaaggaaaaaaggaaaaaaggaaaaaaggaaattataaaagCATACATAAAACTCTTTTTTAACGACAAAACGTGCACATAACGAAGGtgccttattttatttattttttttttttttttttgttttaatactGATTTGAAGTTTTATTGTGTATAAATTGCTTTTTACGATAATAAATCGGTAAAAAAAAGCCTTTGTACGCGTTATAccttttttatcatttttattaagaaaagtCATAAAGTAgcttttttcaaattatataCCTCATTTCGCGcatttttttgcataatttATGCCTTTTGTGCAAATAACACGTGTGTACATATAActcgtatgtacatataacacctatgtacatataatacctatgtacatataacacctttgtacatataacacctttgtacatataaactTTGTACATATAACACCTTTGTACATATAACACCTTT
This genomic window contains:
- the PmUG01_04018400 gene encoding conserved Plasmodium protein, unknown function, which encodes MSAGKDVKLLFERERKISSLARIYHRKLETLLIYINIPSKKKGTISFDDFFNINEICSYINTIHSVESEEVGKRYGSDKNNRRTKKKDDSRGESANTYGSDYNVQNNKDGINSTDEEILSDKNTNNTNNDENDVIIIKTDTDIFIKNLLIFLNNLIVLYFSRSNLVDVCINRRSYNKCGFYACDNIFLNNLNKSKYKIDIKNKNIYLREYYDLFCSTKCMNFNLYLLKQIIHNSRNSTESINLKKKCQLIHIMFLTFFPFFKFHDITYLFNNIDNLKIVNNKIYIQDYGKQLNINEKRGNEQQPVHQNLGQNEKKGNTSNQHNDHTHLNMLTNPDSVYIEIVEKQNDDIANVKGNSTVVVNGHIERGAHQGKEQITSAAGASNGTGKRIESEAALEAASEVEDLEGDLATNIGVNVPKMNEIIVEPPLSRNNSNSKTCNEKKVRKSKNVSFNEDIKLFKYHKDERVNEYTIGRTCLGKDAKEENVMIKLGGKLKNCKYLEFEENSNILTQTFFKFNENMCNKLIEEVDRNLFKSTKVNETDRKWNNKELPKKFSKLLLPSKNEKAVNSNKHDSNNSTCTVNKKENQEINENINEGLNNKIDDVIISKNDSDNMNEKICNEEKTDGDEEAFIKISKTDEREKKKNENITDDEMNTICEQVRNGTYVNKKYSFDNILQQTKLDESKIIGFNYGKEDFIKIASQKMNEINLKHDKEKKEKKIILLNTLNENKISVSNNLHTRSENCKDTYQDGSANEELMIEEKTNDEKTNDEKTNDEKTNDEKTNDEKTNDEKTNDAKTNDEKTNDEKTNDAKTNDEKTNDEKLQTNGNKCSYFNENKRDYDEVVTGICEAGVNNTEMRSNNDKGEQKMSIDNEDEEEQKMSSDIDEEEQKMSIDNEDEEQIQLQNLLMEKKKKIREEYIEKFKTNFPSLFGGLYIDQKKSGKCANKVDDGKLCTDEIRDDELRDDAKFGEDTKGPQKCNNKYVYSTSTGSAYEDMSLYIVLWDIFTSNISKYTVHFFQKSELIIPKSLNEVERARKNEFLYNISQYMPIYINSISSIILNICRTFLFHKPLFPFKKIIYKSIICVIASAIIKHKAELIPACELKNIKKAEDYLKFENNIDEEELNELSVLFFQNNFY